A single region of the Coregonus clupeaformis isolate EN_2021a chromosome 16, ASM2061545v1, whole genome shotgun sequence genome encodes:
- the LOC121572151 gene encoding uncharacterized protein LOC121572151 isoform X2 → MILSKMFTLCMIFLLLKQMDHVPAAAQSSAIRLTSANVGDTVTLHCFYEGDMAVIFSWYKQPFGNIPRLMSTYFFKYDSDAVFYHEFMGNPRFSVESDKGKNHLRISDMELSDSATYYCGSTYGNKMEFGEGTILIVKGSESNSKTVVQQSVSKSVQLGDSVTLNCTIHTETCVGEHSVYWFRHGSGESHPGIIYTHGDRGDQCENSSDAGSPTQSCVYNLPKRNLSLSDAGTYYCAVASCGEILFGNGTKLDIDHGCKEDHLLFTYFLVVALGLCVILIIVLTCVLYKMRTHPQPSAPAVPSHDNQDQDVDTLHYAALTVVHKNPKAERQRSDMERDTVYSGVRRQNMD, encoded by the exons ATGATACTTTCAAAGATGTTCACACTGTGTATGATATTTCTCCTCCTTAAACAAATGG ATCATGTTCCAGCTGCAGCACAATCCTCAGCCATTCGTCTCACGTCAGCCAATGTTGGAGACACAGTGACTTTGCACTGTTTCTATGAAGGTGACATGGCAGTAATATTCTCCTGGTACAAGCAACCCTTTGGAAATATTCCTCGGCTCATGTCAACATATTTTTTTAAGTATGACAGTGACGCTGTATTTTACCATGAATTTATGGGTAACCCTCGCTTCTCAGTGGAAAGTGACAAAGGAAAAAATCACCTAAGGATCTCAGACATGGAACTCTCTGATTCAGCCACATACTACTGTGGGAGCACTTATGGAAACAAGATGGAGTTTGGAGAAGGAACCATTCTCATTGTAAAAG GTTCAGAGTCCAACAGCAAGACAGTTGTACAGCAGTCTGTGTCTAAATCAGTCCAGCTaggagactctgtgactctgaactgtacaatacacactgagacctgtgTAGGAGAACACAGTGTCTATTGGTTCAGACATGGCTCAGGAGAATCCCATCCAGGAATCATTTACACCCATGGAGACAGGGGTGATCAGTGTGAGAACAGCTCTGATGCTGGGTCTCCTACACAGAGCTGTGTCTACAACCTCCCCAAGAGgaacctcagcctctctgatgctgggacttactactgtgctgtggcctcatGTGGGGAGATACTGTTTGGGAACGGGACCAAGCTTGACATTGACC ATGGTTGTAAGGAGGACCATCTTCTGTTCACATACTTCCTGGTTGTAGCGTTGGGTCTGTGTGTCATCCTCATCATTGTCCTTACATGTGTTTTGTACAAGATGA GAACGCACCCTCAGCCAAGTGCTCCTGCTGTCCCCAGTCATGATAACCAG GATCAAGATGTTGACACACTCCATTATGCCGCTCTGACGGTCGTCCACAAGAATCCGAAGGCCGAGAGACAGAGGAGCGACATGGAGAGAGATACTGTGTACTCTGGGGTGAGACGCCAAAACATGGACTGA
- the LOC121572151 gene encoding uncharacterized protein LOC121572151 isoform X1 yields MILSKMFTLCMIFLLLKQMDHVPAAAQSSAIRLTSANVGDTVTLHCFYEGDMAVIFSWYKQPFGNIPRLMSTYFFKYDSDAVFYHEFMGNPRFSVESDKGKNHLRISDMELSDSATYYCGSTYGNKMEFGEGTILIVKGSESNSKTVVQQSVSKSVQLGDSVTLNCTIHTETCVGEHSVYWFRHGSGESHPGIIYTHGDRGDQCENSSDAGSPTQSCVYNLPKRNLSLSDAGTYYCAVASCGEILFGNGTKLDIDHGCKEDHLLFTYFLVVALGLCVILIIVLTCVLYKMSKCTGTHPQPSAPAVPSHDNQDQDVDTLHYAALTVVHKNPKAERQRSDMERDTVYSGVRRQNMD; encoded by the exons ATGATACTTTCAAAGATGTTCACACTGTGTATGATATTTCTCCTCCTTAAACAAATGG ATCATGTTCCAGCTGCAGCACAATCCTCAGCCATTCGTCTCACGTCAGCCAATGTTGGAGACACAGTGACTTTGCACTGTTTCTATGAAGGTGACATGGCAGTAATATTCTCCTGGTACAAGCAACCCTTTGGAAATATTCCTCGGCTCATGTCAACATATTTTTTTAAGTATGACAGTGACGCTGTATTTTACCATGAATTTATGGGTAACCCTCGCTTCTCAGTGGAAAGTGACAAAGGAAAAAATCACCTAAGGATCTCAGACATGGAACTCTCTGATTCAGCCACATACTACTGTGGGAGCACTTATGGAAACAAGATGGAGTTTGGAGAAGGAACCATTCTCATTGTAAAAG GTTCAGAGTCCAACAGCAAGACAGTTGTACAGCAGTCTGTGTCTAAATCAGTCCAGCTaggagactctgtgactctgaactgtacaatacacactgagacctgtgTAGGAGAACACAGTGTCTATTGGTTCAGACATGGCTCAGGAGAATCCCATCCAGGAATCATTTACACCCATGGAGACAGGGGTGATCAGTGTGAGAACAGCTCTGATGCTGGGTCTCCTACACAGAGCTGTGTCTACAACCTCCCCAAGAGgaacctcagcctctctgatgctgggacttactactgtgctgtggcctcatGTGGGGAGATACTGTTTGGGAACGGGACCAAGCTTGACATTGACC ATGGTTGTAAGGAGGACCATCTTCTGTTCACATACTTCCTGGTTGTAGCGTTGGGTCTGTGTGTCATCCTCATCATTGTCCTTACATGTGTTTTGTACAAGATGAGTAAGTGCACAG GAACGCACCCTCAGCCAAGTGCTCCTGCTGTCCCCAGTCATGATAACCAG GATCAAGATGTTGACACACTCCATTATGCCGCTCTGACGGTCGTCCACAAGAATCCGAAGGCCGAGAGACAGAGGAGCGACATGGAGAGAGATACTGTGTACTCTGGGGTGAGACGCCAAAACATGGACTGA